From a region of the Primulina eburnea isolate SZY01 chromosome 7, ASM2296580v1, whole genome shotgun sequence genome:
- the LOC140836038 gene encoding uncharacterized protein, with the protein MKKLYRRGTVHPTSAAVSDQVLSFFPAAILTLTAALSLEEREVLAYLISYSTANFSDTHHKKIPSASGNSKGAAAAQPPYFNCYCFRCYMSYWVKWDSSPNRQLIHEIIDGFEDSERKEEKNKKGRRKVKSIKTDIILELQESNKSEPSLTNQDINFLYSNSEAEKDTTGGGGDGEEVAEKGSFRRFMSFLGDRIWG; encoded by the coding sequence ATGAAGAAACTCTACAGGAGAGGCACCGTGCATCCAACGTCGGCGGCGGTTTCGGACCAGGTGCTTTCGTTTTTTCCGGCGGCGATATTGACTTTGACGGCCGCTTTATCTCTTGAGGAGAGGGAAGTTCTGGCATATCTTATCTCTTACTCCACCGCTAACTTTTCCGACACCCACCACAAGAAAATACCCTCCGCGTCCGGAAATTCCAAGGGCGCGGCGGCAGCCCAACCTCCGTACTTCAACTGCTACTGCTTCCGGTGCTACATGAGCTACTGGGTGAAGTGGGATTCTTCTCCCAATCGTCAGCTGATACACGAGATAATAGATGGTTTTGAAGACAGCGAGAGGAAGGAGGAGAAGAACAAGAAGGGGAGAAGGAAGGTTAAAAGCATCAAAACAGACATTATTCTTGAATTACAGGAGTCCAACAAGTCTGAGCCGAGTTTGACCAATCAAGATATTAACTTTCTCTATTCGAACTCAGAAGCTGAGAAGGATACCACCGGCGGAGGCGGCGATGGGGAGGAAGTGGCGGAGAAAGGGTCGTTCAGGaggtttatgagttttcttGGAGACAGGATTTGGGGATAA